From the Plectropomus leopardus isolate mb chromosome 18, YSFRI_Pleo_2.0, whole genome shotgun sequence genome, one window contains:
- the sync gene encoding syncoilin translates to MENDNTSSTGFEPLFIKEEDVDPDRTLMEQRERNTAQSGLTFTATQLNQSALMRPYLQEMDELLKSCEELTGIHFGSHFSEKYNETSVTESTQSNSQQEDTMESNEENVSSETYLTTSYIDTHIDGAGAEDQSAQGRSQGVGTIINRCGVTTEASCQKDMPLTSAGNKLSESMVQYEGQLLGMLAMLESCMEESGMDFEPQGWPTDASQEYVHISKNPHLSRGTTLVPIQQGRPIKLETQPMQLDSWADQHGAGDQVSQESRNEETAVGFSMETLEWQDQEVSSPQLTFSGPSVPLDINKNDPMYCEMTKTECLSTNESTYVKEDITAIEVDTELPAEEIQELKMDNIDLGSGMNELLALGCQMEECIAEVQLLQMRRKELLTEVLELRGNKNREEAEETSEEEEETEVQIDSKVAELMRALKREEEERRHERKKEIQSLREERAEEERMLWKVNLERQGLYEELRKLKRRLFGMARECAHNQAALNTQHREVELLKREEEKLQSLVLHLTEEGSQLRAAQRQQLSDLQAELQAQSCSQKPNTQDELSQCRRHSCGDIQQYLQGGLKALEDRYEPMLLTLLKRREATAGALVKAKEQAQELRAQLRPLKEELQKLNLQRACLEEKLKLIHMQRREDIAQYKETVYFLEDNSRELKTELKIQKRKTKEMEELRDGLTKQLLLFRAAIKDHNKCDDEEKT, encoded by the exons ATGGAGAACGATAACACCTCATCTACTGGGTTCGAGCCTCTCTTCATTAAAGAAGAGGATGTTGATCCGGACAGAACCCTCATGGAACAAAGAGAGCGCAACACCGCACAGTCTGGACTCACCTTCACAGCAACGCAGCTGAATCAATCCGCTTTAATGAGGCCATACTTACAGGAGATGGATGAGCTGCTGAAAAGCTGTGAGGAGCTCACTGGCATCCACTTTGGCTCTCACTTCtcagaaaaatacaatgaaacaaGTGTGACTGAATCAACTCAGAGCAACAGTCAACAGGAAGACACAATGGAGAgcaatgaagaaaatgtttcttCTGAAACATATCTTACCACAAGCTACATTGACACACACATTGACGGGGCTGGAGCAGAAGACCAGTCGGCACAAGGCCGGTCTCAAGGCGTGGGCACCATCATTAACAGGTGTGGAGTGACTACAGAAGCTTCTTGCCAAAAAGACATGCCTCTGACTTCAGCGGGAAACAAACTGAGTGAAAGCATGGTGCAGTACGAGGGTCAGCTGTTAGGGATGTTGGCCATGCTGGAGAGCTGTATGGAAGAGTCTGGGATGGACTTTGAGCCTCAAGGCTGGCCTACAGATGCAAGTCAGGAGTATGTACACATCAGTAAGAATCCTCATCTTTCCCGGGGTACAACACTGGTGCCCATTCAGCAAGGGAGGCCAATAAAGCTGGAGACCCAGCCGATGCAGTTAGACTCATGGGCTGATCAACATGGAGCAGGAGATCAAGTCTCCCAAGAAAGCAGGAATGAGGAGACAGCGGTTGGCTTCTCAATGGAAACACTGGAATGGCAAGACCAGGAGGTTTCCAGTCCTCAGCTCACGTTTTCCGGGCCATCAGTGCCATTAGATATTAACAAAAATGATCCAATGTACTGTGAGATGACAAAAACAGAGTGTTTATCTACTAATGAAAGCACATATGTGAAAGAAGACATAACCGCGATTGAAGTGGACACTGAATTGCCAGCTGAAGAGATACAGGAGCTCAAAATGGACAACATTGATCTGGGATCTGGCATGAACGAACTACTCGCACTAGGGTGTCAGATGGAGGAGTGCATAGCGGAGGTACAGCTGTTACAGATGAGGAGGAAGGAACTTCTGACGGAGGTGCTGGAGCTGAGagggaataaaaacagagaggaggcagaggagaccagtgaagaggaagaggagacagaggTGCAAATTGACAGCAAAGTGGCAGAGCTGATGAGGGCActgaagagggaggaggaggagagaagacacgagaggaagaaagagatcCAAAGTCTcagggaggagagagcagaggaggagaggatgttGTGGAAGGTGAACCTGGAGAGACAGGGGCTGTATGAGGAGCTAAGAAAGCTGAAGAGGAGGCTTTTCGGGATGGCCAGGGAATGTGCTCACAACCAGGCCGCTCTCAACACCCAGCACCGAGAGGTGGAGCTGCTGAAGAGGGAAGAG GAGAAGCTGCAGTCGCTGGTGCTGCATCTGACAGAAGAGGGCTCCCAGCTCAGAGCAGCTCAAAGACAACAGCTCTCAGATCTACAGGCAGAGCTTCaggcacagagctgcagtcagaAGCCCAACACCCAGGACGAGCTGAGCCAGTGCAGGAGGCACTCCTGTGGGGACATCCAGCAGTATCTGCAGGGGGGACTGAAAGCACTGGAGGACAG GTATGAGCCCATGTTGCTCACACTGCTGAAGAGAAGGGAGGCCACAGCCGGAGCACTGGTGAAAGCCAAAGAGCAGGCCCAGGAGCTGAGGGCCCAGCTGAGGCCCCTAAAGGAAGAACTCCAAAAGCTGAATCTCCAGAGGGCCTGTTTGGAGGAGAAACTCAAACTGATTCAcatgcagaggagagaggataTAGCGCAGTATAAG GAGACAGTGTACTTTCTGGAAGACAACAGCAGAGAGTTGAAGACAGAATTAAAGATTCAGAAGAGAAAAACCAAAGAGATGGAGGAGCTCAGAGACGGCCTCACCAAACAGCTACTCCTCTTCAG GGCTGCCATTAAGGACCATAACAAGTGTGACGATGAGGAGAAAACATGA
- the rbbp4 gene encoding histone-binding protein RBBP4 isoform X2 → MADKEGAFDDAVEERVINEEYKIWKKNTPFLYDLVMTHALEWPSLTAQWLPDVSRPEGKDYSVHRLVLGTHTSDEQNHLVIASVQLPNDDAQFEASHYDSEKGEFGGFGSVSGKIEIEIKINHEGEVNRARYMPQNPCIIATKTPTSEVLVFDYTKHPSKPDASGECHPDLRLRGHQKEGYGLSWNPNLSGSLLSASDDHTICLWDISAVPKEGKIVEAKTIFTGHTAVVEDVSWHLLHESLFGSVADDQKLMIWDTRSNNTSKPSHAVDAHTAEVNCLSFNPYSEFILASGSADKTVALWDLRNLKLKLHSFESHKDEIFQVQWSPHNETILASSGTDRRLNVWDLSKIGEEQSPEDAEDGPPELLFIHGGHTAKISDFSWNPNEPWVICSVSEDNIMQVWQMAENIYNDEDPEGSTDPEATA, encoded by the exons ATGGCGGATAAGGAAG GAGCATTTGATGATGCGGTTGAGGAGAGGGTGATAAATGAGGAGTACAAGATCTGGAAGAAAAACACTCCCTTCCTGTATGACCTGGTTATGACCCACGCTTTGGAGTGGCCCAGCCTGACTGCTCAGTGGCTGCCTGATGTCTCCAG GCCAGAGGGGAAGGATTACAGTGTGCACCGGCTGGTGTTGGGCACTCACACATCTGATGAGCAGAATCACCTGGTCATTGCCAGCGTTCAGCTACCCAACGATGATGCCCAGTTTGAAGCCTCACATTATGACAGTGAGAAAGGAG AGTTTGGAGGCTTTGGCTCAGTGAGCGGCAAAATTGAGATAGAAATCAAGATCAACCATGAAGGAGAGGTGAACCGGGCCCGCTACATGCCCCAAAACCCCTGCATCATTGCCACCAAGACCCCCACCTCAGAGGTGCTGGTGTTTGACTACACCAAGCACCCCTCCAAGCCAG ATGCTTCTGGAGAGTGTCACCCTGATCTGCGTCTCAGAGGCCATCAGAAAGAAGGCTATGGTCTCTCCTGGAATCCAAATCTGTCAGGCTCTCTCCTTAGTGCATCAGATGACCAT ACAATCTGTCTGTGGGACATAAGTGCTGTGCCTAAAGAGGGGAAGATAGTTGAAGCGAAGACCATCTTCACCGGTCACACTGCTGTGGTGGAAGACGTCTCCTGGCACTTGCTTCACGAGTCACTCTTTGGATCTGTAGCAGATGACCAGAAACTAATGAT TTGGGACACTCGCTCGAACAACACCTCCAAACCCAGCCATGCAGTGGACGCCCACACAGCAGAGGTCAACTGTTTGTCATTCAACCCTTACAGCGAGTTCATCCTTGCCTCTGGCTCTGCAGACAAG ACTGTGGCTCTTTGGGACCTGAGAAACCTGAAACTGAAGCTGCATTCCTTTGAGTCACACAAGGATGAGATCTTCCAG GTTCAGTGGTCACCTCATAACGAGACCATACTGGCGTCCAGCGGAACAGACCGTCGCCTCAACGTCTGGGACCTCAG taAAATCGGAGAGGAGCAGTCGCCAGAGGATGCAGAGGATGGCCCACCTGAGCTACTG TTTATCCATGGAGGCCATACAGCCAAGATCTCTGACTTTTCCTGGAACCCCAACGAGCCCTGGGTCATCTGCTCAGTGTCTGAAGACAACATTATGCAAGTCTGGCAGATG GCTGAGAACATCTACAACGATGAAGACCCAGAGGGTTCGACAGACCCTGAAGCCACAGCATAA
- the rbbp4 gene encoding histone-binding protein RBBP4 isoform X1, with translation MADKEAGAFDDAVEERVINEEYKIWKKNTPFLYDLVMTHALEWPSLTAQWLPDVSRPEGKDYSVHRLVLGTHTSDEQNHLVIASVQLPNDDAQFEASHYDSEKGEFGGFGSVSGKIEIEIKINHEGEVNRARYMPQNPCIIATKTPTSEVLVFDYTKHPSKPDASGECHPDLRLRGHQKEGYGLSWNPNLSGSLLSASDDHTICLWDISAVPKEGKIVEAKTIFTGHTAVVEDVSWHLLHESLFGSVADDQKLMIWDTRSNNTSKPSHAVDAHTAEVNCLSFNPYSEFILASGSADKTVALWDLRNLKLKLHSFESHKDEIFQVQWSPHNETILASSGTDRRLNVWDLSKIGEEQSPEDAEDGPPELLFIHGGHTAKISDFSWNPNEPWVICSVSEDNIMQVWQMAENIYNDEDPEGSTDPEATA, from the exons ATGGCGGATAAGGAAG CAGGAGCATTTGATGATGCGGTTGAGGAGAGGGTGATAAATGAGGAGTACAAGATCTGGAAGAAAAACACTCCCTTCCTGTATGACCTGGTTATGACCCACGCTTTGGAGTGGCCCAGCCTGACTGCTCAGTGGCTGCCTGATGTCTCCAG GCCAGAGGGGAAGGATTACAGTGTGCACCGGCTGGTGTTGGGCACTCACACATCTGATGAGCAGAATCACCTGGTCATTGCCAGCGTTCAGCTACCCAACGATGATGCCCAGTTTGAAGCCTCACATTATGACAGTGAGAAAGGAG AGTTTGGAGGCTTTGGCTCAGTGAGCGGCAAAATTGAGATAGAAATCAAGATCAACCATGAAGGAGAGGTGAACCGGGCCCGCTACATGCCCCAAAACCCCTGCATCATTGCCACCAAGACCCCCACCTCAGAGGTGCTGGTGTTTGACTACACCAAGCACCCCTCCAAGCCAG ATGCTTCTGGAGAGTGTCACCCTGATCTGCGTCTCAGAGGCCATCAGAAAGAAGGCTATGGTCTCTCCTGGAATCCAAATCTGTCAGGCTCTCTCCTTAGTGCATCAGATGACCAT ACAATCTGTCTGTGGGACATAAGTGCTGTGCCTAAAGAGGGGAAGATAGTTGAAGCGAAGACCATCTTCACCGGTCACACTGCTGTGGTGGAAGACGTCTCCTGGCACTTGCTTCACGAGTCACTCTTTGGATCTGTAGCAGATGACCAGAAACTAATGAT TTGGGACACTCGCTCGAACAACACCTCCAAACCCAGCCATGCAGTGGACGCCCACACAGCAGAGGTCAACTGTTTGTCATTCAACCCTTACAGCGAGTTCATCCTTGCCTCTGGCTCTGCAGACAAG ACTGTGGCTCTTTGGGACCTGAGAAACCTGAAACTGAAGCTGCATTCCTTTGAGTCACACAAGGATGAGATCTTCCAG GTTCAGTGGTCACCTCATAACGAGACCATACTGGCGTCCAGCGGAACAGACCGTCGCCTCAACGTCTGGGACCTCAG taAAATCGGAGAGGAGCAGTCGCCAGAGGATGCAGAGGATGGCCCACCTGAGCTACTG TTTATCCATGGAGGCCATACAGCCAAGATCTCTGACTTTTCCTGGAACCCCAACGAGCCCTGGGTCATCTGCTCAGTGTCTGAAGACAACATTATGCAAGTCTGGCAGATG GCTGAGAACATCTACAACGATGAAGACCCAGAGGGTTCGACAGACCCTGAAGCCACAGCATAA